The nucleotide window AGCTACTACGGCCCGCGCAGCGTGCTCCGCTCGGTCGCCTGCGCGAACGGGCGGATCGCCGCGGTCGGCTCGCGCGGCGGCGGCGCGCACGGCAATCCGCGGGTGAGCACCTGGTACCAGCGCGGCGAGGTGCTCGCCGAGGCGCCGGCGCCGTTCGAGACGTACGGCGGCGACACCGCCGTGGACGTCGGCCCGATCTCGGGCGGCCCGGCGGGCTTCCTCATCGCGGGTAACCGGACGAGCGGGGCGGCCGCCTGGATCTCGGCGGACGGCACGGACTTCCGCCTCTTCGAGGGCGCGCCGGGCCTGGCCGGCCGGTCGCCGCGCACGCTCGCCCGCGCCGGCGCCGTCCTGGACGGGCGGTTCGTCCTGGTCGGCGCCCTCGGTGCCGCGCCGGCCGCCTGGACCTCCCGCGACGGGACGGCGTGGACGCGATCCGGCGTGCCGGTCCGGGCGGGCGTCGCGGAGTTGCAGCGGGTGGTCCCGCTCGGCCCTGACCTGATCGCGGTCGGCACCCGGGACGACACCTTCGGCGCGTGGCGCGGTCCGGCGTGGACGCCCGCCGGGCGCTTCGGCCGGGCGGACGGCGGCGGCGTCCGTTCGCTCGCCGTCGCCGGTGGACGGTTGTACGCGGTGGCCGGCGGCCTCTGGCGCTCGACCGACGGCGGCAGGTCATGGCTCAGCGTCATCACGCCGCGCGGCGCCGGGCTCCCGGCGGCGGTCGCCGCCCGCGATGATCAGGTACTTCTCGTCGCCACCGATCGAGTCTGGCTGGCTAACGGGGTGTGACATTTTCCCCATCCACACGGTGGCTACTCGCGGGTAATGTTCGACCTCCACCGATGTGTTAACGGGAGTCACCATGCTGACCGTTCCCCCTGGCCTGGCCGGCGTCGTTGCGTTCTCCACAGAGATCGCGGAGCCCGATCGTGACGGTGGCGCCCTGCGCTATCGCGGTATCGACATCGAGAAGCTCGTCGGCCGGGTGTCCTATGCCGACATCTGGGGCCTGCTCGTGGACGGGGACTTCGGCGCCCCGCTGCCGGCCGAGGAGCCCGTCACCCTGACCGTGCGCTCGGGCGACATCCGCGCCGACGTACAGGCCGCCATCGCCACCATGGCACCGAAGTGGGGCCTCAGCCCGATCATCGACATCGACGACGCGCAGGCCCGCGCCGACCTGGCGCGCACCTCCGCGACGCTGCTCGGGCTGGTCGCGAAGGGCGCGCGCGGCACCGACCTGCCGGCCGTGCCGGAGAGCCGGGTGGACGAGGCGACGAGCATCGTCGAGCGCTTCATGATCCGCTGGCGCGGCGAGCCCGACCCGCGGCACGTGAGCGCGATCGACCGCTACTGGATCTCGGCCGCCGAGCACGGCATGAACGCGTCCACCTTCACCGCGCGGGTCGTGGCCAGCACCGGCGCGGACGTACCCGCGTCCGTTTCGGCGGCGGTCGGCGCGATGTCCGGGCCGCTGCACGGCGGCGCGCCGTCGCGGGCCCTGCACATGGTCGAGGCCGTCGAGCGCTCCGGCGACGCGCGGGCGTACGTGAAGCAGCTCCTCGACAGCGGCCAGCGCCTGATGGGCTTCGGTCACGCGATCTACCGTGCCGAGGACCCGCGGGCCCGGCTGCTGCGCGCGGCCGCCAAGGAGCTGGGCGCGCCGCGCTACGAGGTCGCGAAGGCGCTGGAGGACGCGGCGCTTGCCGAGCTGCGCGAGCGCAAGCCGGACCGGGTGCTGGAGACCAACGTCGAGTTCTGGGCGGCGATCATCCTGGACTTCGCCGAGGTACCCGCCCCGCTGTTCACGTCGATGTTCACCTGCGCCCGGACGGCCGGCTGGAGCAGCCACATCCTCGAGCAGAAGCGCCTCGGCAAGATCATCCGCCCGTCGGCCGAGTACGTCGGCGGCACCGACCTCGAGCCGACCGACGTACCGGGCTGGGAGGACGCCCTCAAGCGCAACGCGGGCCGCGCCTACCTCTAGCCCGCCGGCTCCAGCCGGAAGCGGTTGACGATCGCGCGCAGGTCGTCGGACATCTCCGCGAGTTGTCCGGCGGCCCGGGTCGCCTCCGTGACGCCGACCGTCGTCTGCTGCACGGAGGCGGCCACCTCGGTGATCGTCTCGGCCACCCGGCCGCCGGCGTCGGCGGCCTCGGTGACGCTGCGGCTCATCTCGTTGGTGGTCACCGTCTGCTCCTCGACCGCGGACGCGATGGTGGTCTGGTACTCGCTGATCCGGCCGATGATCCCGCTGATCTCGTCGATCGCCTCGACCGCCCCCTGCGTGTCGGACTGGATGGCGGCGACCCGCTTACCGATGTCCTCGGTCGCCCGGGCGGTCTCCTGTGCCAGGTCCTTGACCTCGCTGGCCACCACGGCGAAACCCTTGCCCATCTCGCCGGCCCGGGCGGCCTCGATGGTGGCGTTGAGGGCTAGCAGGTTGGTCTGCTCGGCGATCGCGGTGATCACCTTGATGACGTTGCCGATCTCGGCGGACGACTCGCCGAGCTTGGACATCACCGTGGTCGTCGTGGCGGTGACCTCGACGGCCCGGGCGGCGACGCCGACCGCCTGGGTGGCGCTCTGGCTGATCTCGCGGATGGAGGCGCCCATCTCCTCGGCGCCGGCGGCCACCGTCTGCACGTTCGACGACATCACCGCGGCGGACTCGGCGACGGTGTTCGCCTGCCGGGCGCCGGTCGCGGCGCTCGCCGCGCTGTCCCGGCTGGTCGAGGCCAGCGCGCCGGCCGCGGTGTTCAGGTTCTGCGAGTGCGCGGCCAGGTCCGTGATGGTCGTCCGCAGGTTCGCGATGGCCTGCCGCAGCGAGCGGGCCATGCCGCCGAGCTCGTCCTTCTGATCCACCTCGGGATCCTTGGAGAGGTCGCCGTCGGCGACGGCGTCCAGCACCGCCGACACCCGCCGCAGCGGCGTGATGATCATCCGGGCCACCCAGAGCGCGAGCAGCACCGAGAGCAGGAAGGCGACGCACATGGCCACGATCACCGTGGTCCGCGTCTTCTGCACCGTCGCGTCGAACTCCTCGCCCGCGAGCAGGGCCGCGTCGGCCCGGTCGGTCTCGGCGGCGAGCTGCCCCTCGTAGGCCTTGCGCAGGTCGCGGTTCGCGCCGAAGGAGGCGTCGATGGCCGCCTTCGGGTTCGCCGCGTAGCTCTTGAACTCGGCGTCGAGCGCGGCGAACCAGGCGTCGGTCCCCGCCTTGATCTCGTCGATGGTGGCCTGCTCGGCGGGGGTGCCGAGTGCGCGCGCGGCGGCGAGGCGCTCGTCGACGGTCTCCTTGCGCCCGAGGGCCTCGGCCGCGAACGACTTGTCGCCCGCGATCAGGAATCCCCGCTCGTCGTTCGCGGCGGCCTTGGCCGCGAGCTCGGCGTCGTGCAGCGCGGTGATGTACGGAACGGCGCGGTTGAGCTCGTCCGTGCGGGTGGTCTTGAGGCCGGAGATGCCGATGAGGCTCATGATCCCGGTGACGAGCATGCCCGCAATGGCGACACCGGCCACCGTGAGAACCTTCGTCGACACCCTGCGGTTGCGTGCCCATCTGTTGAGACCTGCCACTGTTACACCCCTTCACCCGATTTCGCCGTGTCCATTAACCCATTCGGCGCGAGTTGCGAACGG belongs to Amorphoplanes digitatis and includes:
- a CDS encoding WD40/YVTN/BNR-like repeat-containing protein, whose protein sequence is MLRACLALVLLVAGCSAAVGNAWAQATLPGPGPHLVRDATACGGRWYAVGGRAGAGGETSPAAWDSADGRTWRSLELAPLPGSYYGPRSVLRSVACANGRIAAVGSRGGGAHGNPRVSTWYQRGEVLAEAPAPFETYGGDTAVDVGPISGGPAGFLIAGNRTSGAAAWISADGTDFRLFEGAPGLAGRSPRTLARAGAVLDGRFVLVGALGAAPAAWTSRDGTAWTRSGVPVRAGVAELQRVVPLGPDLIAVGTRDDTFGAWRGPAWTPAGRFGRADGGGVRSLAVAGGRLYAVAGGLWRSTDGGRSWLSVITPRGAGLPAAVAARDDQVLLVATDRVWLANGV
- a CDS encoding citrate synthase 2 — its product is MLTVPPGLAGVVAFSTEIAEPDRDGGALRYRGIDIEKLVGRVSYADIWGLLVDGDFGAPLPAEEPVTLTVRSGDIRADVQAAIATMAPKWGLSPIIDIDDAQARADLARTSATLLGLVAKGARGTDLPAVPESRVDEATSIVERFMIRWRGEPDPRHVSAIDRYWISAAEHGMNASTFTARVVASTGADVPASVSAAVGAMSGPLHGGAPSRALHMVEAVERSGDARAYVKQLLDSGQRLMGFGHAIYRAEDPRARLLRAAAKELGAPRYEVAKALEDAALAELRERKPDRVLETNVEFWAAIILDFAEVPAPLFTSMFTCARTAGWSSHILEQKRLGKIIRPSAEYVGGTDLEPTDVPGWEDALKRNAGRAYL
- a CDS encoding methyl-accepting chemotaxis protein, with amino-acid sequence MAGVAIAGMLVTGIMSLIGISGLKTTRTDELNRAVPYITALHDAELAAKAAANDERGFLIAGDKSFAAEALGRKETVDERLAAARALGTPAEQATIDEIKAGTDAWFAALDAEFKSYAANPKAAIDASFGANRDLRKAYEGQLAAETDRADAALLAGEEFDATVQKTRTTVIVAMCVAFLLSVLLALWVARMIITPLRRVSAVLDAVADGDLSKDPEVDQKDELGGMARSLRQAIANLRTTITDLAAHSQNLNTAAGALASTSRDSAASAATGARQANTVAESAAVMSSNVQTVAAGAEEMGASIREISQSATQAVGVAARAVEVTATTTTVMSKLGESSAEIGNVIKVITAIAEQTNLLALNATIEAARAGEMGKGFAVVASEVKDLAQETARATEDIGKRVAAIQSDTQGAVEAIDEISGIIGRISEYQTTIASAVEEQTVTTNEMSRSVTEAADAGGRVAETITEVAASVQQTTVGVTEATRAAGQLAEMSDDLRAIVNRFRLEPAG